From Paenibacillus sp. PL2-23:
ACAAAGGTTCTATAATCGGATGCCTGGGACAGACACTCGGCCAGTCGATCCCGGTCCTGGGCACCTCCCTGACCCTTGATTATGACAGTCAATTCGTCGAAGGGTACACGGCAAGAAGTGAAATTGAGCTTCCCGTTACAGATGGCAGACCTCTGTCAGACCGTCTGCAGTACGCCACGGTTACACTCATCGTGGGAGGACGCACGATTACGAAGTCCTACAGCTTAAGCTCGTTAAGTCAGAACATCAAATTTAAATTCACGTGGGATGGCCTGGATCGTTACGATCGGAAGCTGGTAGGCCAACATCCTTACAAAGCCGTTGTCACTTACCATTATCCGCAGAACATGTATGTGGGCAAGCTTCCCGGATCAGGGGGCGGAGGGGGCTCTGGTTCAGTAGGAGCCGGCACAAGCTTTGGAAAGTCGCTCAGCAAGGGTCACGTAATGATGGGTTATTTCCGCGAAACCCGGGGGAGCGCCACCTTGAACCGTGAGTTTCAAGGGTATATGACAAGTCCGTATAACCCATATCAAGAAACGGGCATTGCCGGATGGAAGATAAGCGCGCAGGATTTATTGCTGAACCTGGAGCAGGGCACGGTTACGGAAGAGCTTAACGAAAAGGATCAGGGTATTGCTTTTGGCGTTTTCCCGAGCAGCATATTTGGTCCAGACGGCAGCTATTACGTCCGTAAAGACGGCAATATTGTAAGGATAAAGCCGTTTGACCAAGGGGTGGAGGTAGCTGCTGCACTGCGCTCCCCAAGTGACGAGCTAATTGCCATGGCGACCGACGGCACCATGTTTGCAAAGGATCCACTTACCCAGAACGTGTACCGCAAGGAGGCGGGGCAGTCCGAGTGGAAGCATTTTGCAGGGAATGGTACGGAACGTCCAATTGGCGAGAAGCAATATTACCCAGACGGTACGGCGGCCACCTCCATCTCTTGGAGCAGGCAGTTCAATGATTACGAGGTCGGACCGGATGGCAAGCTGTATTTCCTTGATAATTATGTATTATACCGAGTGGATCAGAATGGCCTGATGTTCCCGTACGGGGTGGAAGACGAAGCTGTACGGTCAGACAATTATTTGGGTAAGGGAACAACTACAGGGCCCGGTACGAAGGAGAACATCGGTGAGGTCATGTCAGTCGAGATCGGGAAGGACGGCACGATCTATGTCCTGCAGGGCCATAAGATCAATCCTTGTAAGGTTGGCTGTGAAGCTAGAGGCTTGTTCGTATCGCAGATTAAGTCCATTGATCCAAACGGCGAGATTCGGGTTGAAGTCGGCGTGCCATTCGCCTCTCGCTGGGAAGACGAGGTAATGGCCCAAAGCTACAATATTCAAGATGGGGTTAAAGCGAGTGAAGCTTTGTTCAGCACTTTATCGTTCGAGCGGGATGAGGAGGGCAACTTCTACTTTGCTTTTGACGCATCGAGCAATATATTTCAGGCGATTTACAAGGTAGATACGACTGGGACCATCAGATTGTTCGACCCCAAAGCCATTGTCACCGCCAAAAATACGACAGCAAGAGAAAATCATAAGGCACCGGATTCGGTGGACGTCAGACTGCTGCAGGCAGGGCCGGAGGACCAGGTCCTACTGTATACTAGACCAACCAACTACGAAACAATGGTATTCCGTACGTTCAAGGGGGTTGGCAATGCAGAGGGCACATTATCTCTTCCGGATGCTAGCGGTATGTACGCCGGTGTATATGATTTGAGCAATGGCCGTTTAGTTCGAACAGCGAGCGCGTTAACGGGCAAAACTCACTTCACATATGAGTATGACACTGCTGGCCGTCTAGTTGGCATGAGTGATTTCAAAGGAGAGACTGTGCGGATTAATCGTAATGACAGCGGTACGCCGGTGGAAATCATAAGCCCATACGGACAAGTGACGAAGCTTAAGGTGGAGAATGGCCAGCTGACCGAGGTGACGAATCCTGCAGGGGAAAAGTACCGAATGATCTATAACGAGAAAGGCTTATTGAAGCAATTTATTAATCCTGAGAATCAAGTCAAAGGCTACAGTTATAGCGGGGATGGACGCCTTGTGCGGGCGGAGACAGCCCGAGAGGGAGTCAAGACGCTGCAGCGTACCGAGCATGACTACGGCTATGAAGTGCTTGTCACGGACCCAGACGGCAGGACGACAACTTTCACCGTCCGTGAGTTGATTGGATTCCGGTCGGTGACGATGAAGAATAGTGACGGAGCCGAAATATCAACCAATGCATCCGCCTCCTTGACGACTAAACGGTATCCGGATGATGCCGTGGACTTCATGACCTTTGCTCGCGACATGCAATGGGGCGAGGAATATGTGACACAAGTCCGCACCTTAACACATGATCGTCAGGAGGTGCTTCGGACGATTAAGCGCGAGGTGACGCTTGCCAACGATTACGATCCGTACAGCATTGTCTCCATGAAGACGACGACGACGCTCGAGGGCGGCTCGACGACTCGGGAATATTTCCCCAATGATCGCAAGGTTGTCCTGACTTCAGCGACAGGGCATCAGGTCGTCTACTTCTTGGATGAGTGGGATCGCACCATTCGGATGGAAGAGCCGGGAACGTCGATCGCTCCGATTCTGTACACGTACGACGAGCGCGGGCGTCTGAGCCGCATGGAGCAGGGGTCGCAATTCCAGCAATACACGTACAACAATCGCGGGCTGGTGGAGTCGGTAACCGACGCGGCTGGCTTCACGAGAACGTACCAGTACGATGCTGCGAACCGGCTCGCAGCCATGACCACACCGGGGCAGAAGCAGTACCAGTACGGGTATGACGATGCGGGGAATCAAACCTCGTTGACGATGCCGAATGGAGATTCGATCCATCAGGGCTATAACGCTGACGGGCAATTCGAGAGCCTGCGCTTCGGGGACGAAGCAAGCGCCTTGACCATTAGCCGTACAGCAGGCTCTACCAAAGACCTCTCCACCCTGTGGAGCGGACGGACTATCGACTATACGACCGAGGGGATGAATCTGGTGTCCGTAGAGGATGAAGCTCTGCTGCGGGAGTATACCTATGATCCGGATGAGATTCTGGGCCGTGTCCGGACGATTGATACCGTGACGAGCAATGCTCATGCGGATCAGCAGAGTCTGTCCTACCAATATCATGGCATGCATGTGACTGCCGCTGCTTTTACCGGCGATGCGGAAGGCCAATTCGCCTATACGAACAATAAGTTTGGTCTGATGACCGGCATGACGGCCACGATCGGCGATTTCACGTATGACATGCAGGTGGTCTATAACAAGGATCATGAGATTACGCAGATGGGACCCTTCCAATACCAATACACCGGTCCCAATAAGCGGCTCGGGGCCATTCGGGATGGCAAGCTGCATATAGACCGCAGCTACGATGAGCTCGGCCGTATCGCCGGAATCACGTACCGAATCGGGGCTCAGGAGATTTATCGTACGGCCTACACGTATGACCTTCGCAATTACCTGGCTGCGAAGACGGTGACGTCGGACGGACGAACGGAACGATTCCTGTACACGTACGACGCGGACAGCCAGCTGACGGATGTGACAAGAGAAGTGAATGGCAGCCCCTCCATACAGGAGCATTACGAATATGACGACAACAAGAATCGTGTCGTCCGCGAAGTGACGGGAGCGGGGCGTGAAGCCAGCACATACGGGCCATTCGACGAGCTGGAGCAAGCTGGCTCCGCATCGTATGCATTCGACGAGGACGGCTATCTGACCCGCCGTGGCGAAGATACGTTCCGTTATGCGCCAGGAGGAGAGCTGCTGGAGGCGACGGCGAACGGCGATTCCATCCACTACACGTACGACGGGCTGGGCAGACTGACGGCAAGGGAGGATACCCAGGGCAAAACCCAATACTTGTACGGGAATATGAATCAGCAGCGATCTGTCAGCGCGGTTGTAGCACCAGACGGGACCATTACCGTATACAACTATGATCTCAATGGATATGTCATGAGCATGGAGCGCGGCGGCGAGACGTATTATGTCATAACCGACCAAGTCGCTACGCCTGTGCAGGTGCTGAATGACGAGGGCGAGACTGTGAAGGCTATGCAGTATGACAGCTTTGGCCGGCTGCTGAGCGATTCCAACCCATCGTTCCGTCTGGATATCGGCTTCTCCGGCGGCATTGCCGATGAGGATACAGGACTTGTCCGGTTCAGCACTCGAGATTATGATACGTTATCGGGACGCTGGACGGCGCGCGACCAGATCTTCTACGAGAGCGGCCAGGCGAACATGTACGCCTACGTCAACAACAATCCTATTATTGTGCGCGATCCCTGCGGCCAGGCGTGTATCGGCGGCTCTCTCTACGAGGGCATCGGCGGAGGCGTCAAGCTCTGCTTCAGCGATGAAGGCGCAGCGATCTGCGGTGAGATTGGCGTGGGTGTAGGCGGCGGCATTGACATCAGTCCGTTCGAGGACCTGCCTTCCACACATGCGGCCTTCGAGATCGGCGTCAAGGTGAAGGCTGGCGCCGCTGCCCTCTCTGGCGGCTATGAGTGGAAGCAGGAGCAGGGCGCGCCATGCGTCCAAGGGGCGCCGAAGCTGTCGCTCGGCTTCGGCCCGCTGGAATACGACGCGATGACCTTTACGGAATCCAAGGCATCCGGCACGCCGGGGGATAGGGGCAAGAAGGTGAACGATCTGATCGGCAAGCAGTTCGAGGAGCATAACAACGACGGCTGGAATATGAAGAACGGCATCGAAGCGTCGGCGAAGCTGAAGGGCTGCAAGGCTAGAAAGTGGTAAGTGTCAAGCGTTAAGCGTCAAGGAGGAGAACCGCCCGGCCAACCGGGCGGTTTTTTCCGTTGTTGCGCCCAATAACGATCTGACGTGTGGCTATCGGGTTTTGGGAGAGCTGGTGCGGCTCTATAACGACACGTGGGATTGCTATTGCACCTCAATTGCAGCTAATTCGAGCAATAACGATCTGACGTGTGGTTATCGGGGGGCGGGAGGGCTGGTGCGGCTCTATAACGACACGTGGGATTGCTATTGCATCTCCATTGCAGCTCATTCGCGCAATAACGATCTGACGTGTGGCTATCGGGTGCTGGGAGGGTTGTTGCGGCTCTATAACGACACGTGGGATTGCTATTGCATCTCCATTGCAGCTCATTCGCGCAATAATGATCTGACGTGTGGCTATCGGGGGGCGGGAGGTGTCAGTTATTGTAGTCTACACTCATTAGAGATAAAGTGAGAAGAAGATAGAATAGACGAGACAAAGGAGGCGCCGCCATGAAGGACAACAATTATTACGGCACGTTTATTGAAGTGAGTGAGGACTGCCCCGTAGCGGAGGCCGAAATTCCGAAAGCGAGAGGCGATGCGAAGACCGTGCCGGTTCTGCAGTACGAGATGATCGCGAACCATCCTTACCGGTACACGCAGGAAGACGTGTTATTCGAGGTTTACGCCATTCGCAGCGGCATTGCCGAAGAGCAAAAGCCAGCTTCACGCGCGGCGTTTTTTTCCAAGGGACAGCCCTGTCTGCGCACATCATCGCTGGGCAAACGATATGGCTGGGGCTTGCATCATAATGCCTAAGGCAAAGTTGCTTTGTTCGCCGTTGAATCCGATGAATACAAGGCGTTCGCCAAGGACGAGAGCTTGAAGCGGGTCAAAGCGATGCGATCCAGCCGGGCGTAATTGGTATGATGCTCCGTTGAAGAGCGGCGGCTGTCCGCTTGCGGTCCAAAGCTTCGTTATAGAGCGGCGCCGGTAGTGTCATGCTGTTCTTGCTCCCTCTTCATATGCTTTAATGAGAGGAGTAAGGATTGGAGAGCATGTAGACAAGAATGACGGAAGTGAGACGCTATGAAAAGAATAACCATAGGCTTGTTCGCTCATGTCGATGCGGGCAAAACGACCCTTGCAGAACAGCTTTTGTACCATACCGAAAGTATTCGGACGAGGGGGCGGGTCGATCATAAGGACGCGTTCCTGGACAGCCATGACATCGAACGGGCCAGAGGCATAACCGTGTTCGCCGATCAGGCGATGATGGACTATGAAGGCGCCCGGTATTATTTGATCGATACGCCTGGTCATGTCGATTTTTCCCCGGAGATGGAACGGGCCGTCCAGGTCATTGATTACGCCATCATAATTGTAAGCGCGGTGGAAGGCGTTCAGGGCCATACCGAAACCGTCTGGCAGCTGCTGCGCAAGCAACAGGTGCCGACGTTCTTCTTCGTGAACAAGACCGACCGGGTTGGAGCGGACGCGGAGGGGGTTCTGCAGGACATACGGCGCCAGTTGACCGGTGATGTATGCTCCATGACGGAGTGCTTCGCCGGCGGCCTCATAGGGGAGGAGCTGCGCGAGTTTATGGCAGAGCGGGACGAGAAGCTGCTGGATGCCTATCTTGCAGGGCGGAGCGACTCGGATTTCTGGCTGGAAGCGCTGCGGAGAATGGTGAGCGACAGCCGTCTCTACTTATGTGCGCACGGCTCGGCGCTGCAGGACACGGGTGTGGCGTCATTTTTGGAGCAGCTGCATCTGGTATCCACTGCCCGCTTTGACGAGAACGGCTCGTTCGGAGGCCGCGTGTACAAAATCAAGCATGACGCGAGCGGCGTGAGACACACGTATATCAAAGCTTTAAGCGGCCGGCTGAAGGTGCGGGAGCAGCTCCAATATGACAGCGGCGGGATTCAATACGACGAGAAGCTGACCAGAATTTGGCTCGTCAATGGCGCCAGATCCCAGCAGGTGGAGCAGGTAACGGCAGGCGATTTGTTCGCGGTTGTGGGCTTGTCTGCGGCGGAAGCCGGACAAGGATTAGGTCTGGTCACGGACAGGCTTGCCTACGAAACGGAGCCGACACTGCAGTCGAAGGTACAGTTCGACACATCGCTGCATGTGCAGCAGGTGCTGGGGGCGTTCCGTATTCTGAATGCGGAGGATCCCTCTCTGAATGTCGTCTGGGAGGAGCAGCTGCAGGAGATACATATTCGGGTCATGGGCGTCATTCAGCTGGAGGTGCTGGAGCAGCTCGTGAAGGAGAGATTCCAGTTCCATATCTCCTTCAGCCAGCCGGAAATCTTGTACAAGGAAAGCATTCGCTCGGCGGTAACGGGTTATGGGCACTTCGAGCCGCTCCGGCACTATGCCGAGGTCCATCTCTTGCTGGAGCCGGGAGAGCGGGGCAGCGGGTTGCAATTCGAGAGCAGCTGCCATCCGGAGGTGCTTGGCTACAGCTATCAGAATCTGATCCGGACCCATCTCTACGAACGGGAGCATCACGGACTGCTGACAGGCAAGCCGATTACGGATGTGAAAATAACGCTGCTGCGAGGCGCCGCGCACAACGAGCATACGCATGGGGGAGATTTCCGCGAGGCGTCATTCCGCGCGCTGCGGCAAGGCTTGGAGAAGGCCGATAATCTGCTGCTGGAGCCTTATTACCATGTCAAAATCAAGGTAGGCATCGACGACATGGGTCGGGTGCTGTCGGATATACAGCGCGCCTCCGGCACGTTCGAGCCGCCGCAGACAATGGAAGGCAGCCATGCCATCATCACGGGAAGGGTGCCCGTGTCGACCTTCATGGATTACAGCACCGAGCTTGCCTCCTTCACGCATGGCCGAGGCAGCATCCGCTGCACCTTCAGCGGCTACGACCTTTGCCACAATGCGGAGGAGGTCATCGAGCGAATCGGCTATCGCAAGGAAGCCGACCCCCTCTACACCTCCTCCTCCATCTTCTGTGCCAAAGGCGCGGGCTACTCGGTGCCATGGGATGAGGCGGAGGCCAAGATGCACCTGCTGTAATCATGAGCACGTCAAACAGCCCGCTAGCTGACTAGCGGGCTGTTCGACGTGCTATGGCGCTCCTGTCTGTAGACAGCTTGTGCTGTACTACTCTTGAATGGAGATATGTTCGGCGTCGACGCTTACTGCCTCCGCCCGGAGGACGGTCTTGAAGAAGGAGACGGGTACATAGGTTACGCCGCCGGACAATACCGGAGCTGTGCCGAGCCGGAAAGGAGCCATCTTGGCGTACAGATATTCGTCTTCACCAATTTGCAGCGAGATGACGGGACCTACGCGAACCGTTCTTGTCTCGGCTTCCCACGTCAGCTCATAACCGAGAGCTTCGGCTGCTGCGCGGAGCGGCACCATAACCGTCCCGTTCTCGTGCAAGTAAGCGCTTGGCGCTGTGATGGCTTGACCATTAATCAGCAGCAGCTTCTCCTCCACGTTGCCGAGATCGGTAATGATCACGTCCTCCTCGGCGCTCACTCCTTGCTCGGGTTCATCCTTAACAGGAAGAACAGTCACTTGCTCCGGCGTCGTCTGAGCCGGAATGCTGCGCGTGACAGGTCCATAGACGACAACAAGATCACGGCCTGCAAGCTCGCCTTCATAAGCCGTTCCGTCCGTCTGAAGGATAGTTGTTTCCTCGGATAAGTTCAGCTTCAGCGATCCGTCAGCGCTGACCAGATTCTCGTCAAAAGAATCGACCTTCACGTTCCGTTTGTCGTCCGCAAGCGCAATGGCGACTGCTGTATACTGAGGCGGATAGATCATAATGACGGGCAGACTCGCGTCGTAGAAGGCGATAATACTGGAGCCGACGGCCAGCTCATCCAGCAAGTAGGTCTGCTCCGACATGATCAGATTCGTGATGCTGCCATCCTCTGCTTCCAGCGTTACCATCTCCATATCCTCATTCAGGCCATAAGGCTCGATGGCTTTAATGATGCCCGTTACGGACATATAATGTGAAGCCTGCTCCTGCTCTGTTTGCTCTTGCTCGACATTTGCCATGATCGGCTTAATGGACACCGGGTCGGTGCCTCCTCCGTTCGCGAAGACAGCGGCGCCGGTAGATATGGACAGTACGGCCACGGATAAGGTGCTTAGCAAGGTTTTTCCCATTTTGTTTGTCATCGTAATCTCTCCCTAGTCTGAATATGAGTTAGTAGCCTTCCTTCCTATTCTGACGAGGGAAGCTCACAAAAGGTTGCTGGGGAGATTAGAGTATGACGACAAAGGTTCGCCATTAGATCGTTCAGGCCGTCTTGCCTTACCGGAATACTAGAATTCCTCCACGCAAAAAACCCCCTAAGGGATGAGAGCCTTGTCCAAGGACAAGCTTCATTCCCTTAAGGGGATGGATTTACAGATGTGACTGTTCTGTGATATGCTTAAAAAATCTATATGTCGATATATTAGCTAAAGGCGAAGTTAGAACATTTTATTTACACTTTAATCTTACCATGAGATCTCGTGAGATGTCAAATTTAAATTTTTAACCCCAAAAGGAGTGTGCGCAGTCGATGATCGACGCTAACGAATGGAAGCGGGAGCAGGAGAGGCTGGAGCTGGTAACGGAGCTATTGAGGAAGCGGATAGCGGACTTGGAGCCGGAGGTTGCGGGTCTGAGGGAGCAAGTGACAGACATCCGCAAGCAGTTCTGGGAGGAGGTCACCGTTAACACGAGCACCAACGAGGATTTCGAGGAAACCTTCTACAGCATTAAACAGCAGGAGGCGCTGTTGTCGGAGCGGGAGCGAGGCCATCGGCTGCGAGTGCGGCAATATAACAATATGAATCGCCTGCTGCCATCGCCATACTTCGGGAGAATGGATGTGGAGGAGGAGGGCGCCGAAGGCAGGGAAGCCGTCTATATCGGTGTAGCGTCCTTTGTTGATGAGGAGGGTTTAAGCTTCCTCGTGTATGACTGGAGAACGCCGATTGCCAGTCTTTATTATGATCAATCGCCGGGAGCCGTCTCCTATCAGACGCCTGGAGGGACCATTCACGGCGTGATGCACTTGAAGCGACAATACCTGATACGCAACGGCCAACTTCGGCATGTATTCGATACTAGCGTCACGATTGGCGACGAGCTGCTTCAGCAGGCGCTTGGCCAGGGCGCCGACGCACAGATGAAGAGCATCGTGGCGACGATTCAGAAGGAGCAGAATGCCATTATTCGCGACGATCGTAGCCGCATGCTCATCGTTCAGGGAGCGGCAGGAAGCGGGAAGACGTCTGCTGCGCTGCAGCGGGTGGCGTACCTGCTGTATAAATACCGAGAGCGGCTGACAGCCGATCAGATTGTATTGTTTTCGCCGAATCCGATGTTCAACAGCTACGTGTCGACGGTGCTTCCTGAGCTTGGCGAGGAGAATATGCAGCAGACGACGATGCAGGAATATATGGCTAAGGGGCTGGGTCCCTCCCTGCGTCTAGAGGGACCGTTCGAGCAGCTTGAATATGTGCTGTCTGCGCAGGAGACGCCCCCGTATGCCGCCAGGCTGCAGGGCATTAAGTACAAGTCGTCGGAAGCGTTCCTCGAGGCGCTTCAAGGCTACGCGAACTGGCTTTGCCGGGAGGGTATGACCTTCAATGAGCTGCGGTTCAGGGATCGTGTGCTTATCTCGGCAGCGCGAATGTCCGCGCAGTTCTACAGCTACGACAGTTCGGTTAAGCTGGGCAATCGCGTCGCCATGCTGCGAGAGTGGCTGCTGGGTGAGCTGGCAGTGCTGGAGCGCCAGGAGCGGGGGGCCGACTGGGTGCAGGAGGAGCTGAGTTATCTCGATAACGAGCATTACAACGAAGCGTACCGTACATTGCTGAACAAGCATGAGCAATCGGAAGCCTTGTTCGACGATATCACGAAGCAGTATGTTGATGCATACGAGAGGCTCGAGGGTCCTAAGATCGGCGTGGAGAACGTCTACGATTTCGCTGATCAGGAGGAGGAGCTGCTGCGCCGGAGGATCGTGAAGGAGCAGTTCGGCCCGCTGAGACGGGATGTCAGACGGTATAAGTTTGTAGATAGTCTTGCATTGTACGGCCAGCTGTTCCAAGACGCGGATGCCTATCGAGTCATGACCGGCATGACAGACGTGCCGGAGCATTGGGAGGCGATTGGCCTGCAGACGCGTGAGAAGTTGGCTCGGCATGAGCTGTTCTATGAGGATGCCGCTCCGTTTCTCTTTGTCAGGGAGCTTGCGGAGGGCGTGAGAACCCATACTGAGGTGCGGCATGTGTTCGTCGATGAAGGCCAGGACTACTCGCCCTTCCAATATGCCTTCCTTCAACGGCTGTTCCCGCGCGCCCGTATGACAGTGCTTGGCGACTTTGGCCAAGCGATCTTCGCTCAAGCGACCCAGTTGCATCAGCATGACTCGCCGCTTGTCCGTCTCTACGGTGAAGAGGAGACGTCCTTCATTAGGCTCGTTCGCAGTTACCGCTCCACACGGGAAATTGTGGCGTTTACAGGAGCGATGCTGCCTGGAGGCGAAGACATTATACCGTTCGACAGGAGCGGAGGGAAGCCCCGCCTGTGTAAGCTCGAAGGAGCTGAAGAACGGGTGATGCGTGTCCGTGAGGATCTTGCGTTGCTGCAGGACGAAGGGTTTGTTTCCATTGCAGTGATTGCGAAGACGGCGGCGGAGAGCCGGGAAGCCTGTGAGGCGTTAATGGCCTGTGGCGTCCAAGGCGCACGCCTGATTACAGAGAAGACGCTCACGTTCACAAAGGGCATCGCGGTTATTCCCGCTTATCTGGCCAAGGGCGTCGAGTTCGACGCCGTGCTGATCTGGGACGCATCCTCCCGCAGCTATAACCGAGAGAGTGAGCGTAAGCTGTTCTATACAGCTTGTACGCGCGCCATGCACCGGCTTCTGCTCTACGGGACGGGAGTATGGACGCCCTTCGTGCAGGAGCTGGATCGCTCGCTGTATGACGAATGGGAATGGAGCTCTGGAGCTTGAAGCGGGATATGTCCTGATGCTATATACAGATAAACAAATTGTTCTTGACAGAGGGCGGGGAATGCCCTAATATATTCGATAGTTTGAATATCCGAGAGATGATCGGTATGGGCCCCAGCAGGCGGTTTCGTATGAGCAGCTGAATAATTGCGATTGTTCAGGTGAACATACAGAGGAGAGCGCGGGGATCAGATTGAAGCAAATCGGTATACGGCTTCCCTTGTCATGGGGGTGTGGCTGTATGCCGTTTTTTACCACAATAGAATTTATAAGTTTTCGAGCATTCGAAAACGGAAATTCTATTTGGCGATAAATCCTACATCTAAACACGGTCGCTCATCTCTGAAAGGCCTCGATAGAGGATTTCTCATTGGGGGTGAAGGAAGTGTCGAAGGGCCGGATGGAGTCGGATATCAGCAAGGCGCTGACCCAGTGGGAGAAGGATTATCTGGGACGCGGATCGGTTACCGTCAAGACAGACATCCTGCGGGATATGGTGATTGTCATGCTGAGAGGGGTCCTGTCCCCTGCGGAATATAAGCTCGCCGAGACGCGAGAGGGCCTGCTGACGGTGAAGAAGATGCGGTCTGAGCTGGTGGAATCGGGTGTCTCAGAGCTGGCAGGCATTATCACTCACTTGACGGGGCTTGAGGTGCTGTCGTTCCATACAGACTTAAGCGCCAAAACGGGCGAGCGCATGATGGTATTCAGGCTGTCGGAGGACGTGGAGAGAAGTCTGTCCTCGTAACGCAGTTCATATCGGGAGATGAACCAAACAACCGGAAGGCTCCGGTTCGTTGGACATAAACCGGCTGCTTCATGCAGAGCGACAAATAATCAGAACCGCTGATTATTGGATCGCGCTGCTGAAGTCAGCCGGTTTTTTTTGAGCCATTTTAGTGAGGAGAGTGTCAACGTGAAAGAGATTATTATGCAAAATATGTTGTCGCCGGTTGTCCTATTCTTCGCTCTGGGCCTGCTTGCGGCGCTTGTGAAGTCTGATCTGAAGATTCCGCCGGCGATAGGAGAAATCCTGAGCGTCTATCTGCTCATCGCGATAGG
This genomic window contains:
- a CDS encoding RHS repeat-associated core domain-containing protein, whose translation is MDVNDNESAKSAYASGVPSRYVVPQGLTASAGDREVKLGWRAVTAADLKEYKLYTSMDGGVTWNTGVSVGRATGYTAKPLTNGQLYSFAVTAIRTDGAESIRSEAVSAKPDALIIPPDPSTIAPALPNTNNVTFKESISFLYTGPKPVQYGVMPGAIQEHQASVLTGVVHDTAGNPVPGVKITVLKNGDLGMTATRMDGAYDIVVNGGGGITLQYEKAGYMTVQRKAPADWNEFFTMPEVVLTPYDTQVTEVSMSEATEVQVAQSSPVTDKDGTRQASLLFHPSTTASITLPDGTTKTLDTLHVRATEYTVGDKGEEAMPGEIPHNVVYTYAVELSADEAVAAGASRVQFNKPVYVYVDNFLDLQVGSILPNGYYNLQEGAWEAETDGVVVKLLSVADGVALIDMNGDGSAETEQELAAFGWTMEERRKLAGMYEAGKTLWRVPVEHFSPHDFNMPPFVDPDERLMPPLDGEKNPGKDADGKKDPCNDKGSIIGCLGQTLGQSIPVLGTSLTLDYDSQFVEGYTARSEIELPVTDGRPLSDRLQYATVTLIVGGRTITKSYSLSSLSQNIKFKFTWDGLDRYDRKLVGQHPYKAVVTYHYPQNMYVGKLPGSGGGGGSGSVGAGTSFGKSLSKGHVMMGYFRETRGSATLNREFQGYMTSPYNPYQETGIAGWKISAQDLLLNLEQGTVTEELNEKDQGIAFGVFPSSIFGPDGSYYVRKDGNIVRIKPFDQGVEVAAALRSPSDELIAMATDGTMFAKDPLTQNVYRKEAGQSEWKHFAGNGTERPIGEKQYYPDGTAATSISWSRQFNDYEVGPDGKLYFLDNYVLYRVDQNGLMFPYGVEDEAVRSDNYLGKGTTTGPGTKENIGEVMSVEIGKDGTIYVLQGHKINPCKVGCEARGLFVSQIKSIDPNGEIRVEVGVPFASRWEDEVMAQSYNIQDGVKASEALFSTLSFERDEEGNFYFAFDASSNIFQAIYKVDTTGTIRLFDPKAIVTAKNTTARENHKAPDSVDVRLLQAGPEDQVLLYTRPTNYETMVFRTFKGVGNAEGTLSLPDASGMYAGVYDLSNGRLVRTASALTGKTHFTYEYDTAGRLVGMSDFKGETVRINRNDSGTPVEIISPYGQVTKLKVENGQLTEVTNPAGEKYRMIYNEKGLLKQFINPENQVKGYSYSGDGRLVRAETAREGVKTLQRTEHDYGYEVLVTDPDGRTTTFTVRELIGFRSVTMKNSDGAEISTNASASLTTKRYPDDAVDFMTFARDMQWGEEYVTQVRTLTHDRQEVLRTIKREVTLANDYDPYSIVSMKTTTTLEGGSTTREYFPNDRKVVLTSATGHQVVYFLDEWDRTIRMEEPGTSIAPILYTYDERGRLSRMEQGSQFQQYTYNNRGLVESVTDAAGFTRTYQYDAANRLAAMTTPGQKQYQYGYDDAGNQTSLTMPNGDSIHQGYNADGQFESLRFGDEASALTISRTAGSTKDLSTLWSGRTIDYTTEGMNLVSVEDEALLREYTYDPDEILGRVRTIDTVTSNAHADQQSLSYQYHGMHVTAAAFTGDAEGQFAYTNNKFGLMTGMTATIGDFTYDMQVVYNKDHEITQMGPFQYQYTGPNKRLGAIRDGKLHIDRSYDELGRIAGITYRIGAQEIYRTAYTYDLRNYLAAKTVTSDGRTERFLYTYDADSQLTDVTREVNGSPSIQEHYEYDDNKNRVVREVTGAGREASTYGPFDELEQAGSASYAFDEDGYLTRRGEDTFRYAPGGELLEATANGDSIHYTYDGLGRLTAREDTQGKTQYLYGNMNQQRSVSAVVAPDGTITVYNYDLNGYVMSMERGGETYYVITDQVATPVQVLNDEGETVKAMQYDSFGRLLSDSNPSFRLDIGFSGGIADEDTGLVRFSTRDYDTLSGRWTARDQIFYESGQANMYAYVNNNPIIVRDPCGQACIGGSLYEGIGGGVKLCFSDEGAAICGEIGVGVGGGIDISPFEDLPSTHAAFEIGVKVKAGAAALSGGYEWKQEQGAPCVQGAPKLSLGFGPLEYDAMTFTESKASGTPGDRGKKVNDLIGKQFEEHNNDGWNMKNGIEASAKLKGCKARKW
- a CDS encoding translation factor GTPase family protein, which codes for MKRITIGLFAHVDAGKTTLAEQLLYHTESIRTRGRVDHKDAFLDSHDIERARGITVFADQAMMDYEGARYYLIDTPGHVDFSPEMERAVQVIDYAIIIVSAVEGVQGHTETVWQLLRKQQVPTFFFVNKTDRVGADAEGVLQDIRRQLTGDVCSMTECFAGGLIGEELREFMAERDEKLLDAYLAGRSDSDFWLEALRRMVSDSRLYLCAHGSALQDTGVASFLEQLHLVSTARFDENGSFGGRVYKIKHDASGVRHTYIKALSGRLKVREQLQYDSGGIQYDEKLTRIWLVNGARSQQVEQVTAGDLFAVVGLSAAEAGQGLGLVTDRLAYETEPTLQSKVQFDTSLHVQQVLGAFRILNAEDPSLNVVWEEQLQEIHIRVMGVIQLEVLEQLVKERFQFHISFSQPEILYKESIRSAVTGYGHFEPLRHYAEVHLLLEPGERGSGLQFESSCHPEVLGYSYQNLIRTHLYEREHHGLLTGKPITDVKITLLRGAAHNEHTHGGDFREASFRALRQGLEKADNLLLEPYYHVKIKVGIDDMGRVLSDIQRASGTFEPPQTMEGSHAIITGRVPVSTFMDYSTELASFTHGRGSIRCTFSGYDLCHNAEEVIERIGYRKEADPLYTSSSIFCAKGAGYSVPWDEAEAKMHLL
- a CDS encoding copper amine oxidase N-terminal domain-containing protein; the protein is MTNKMGKTLLSTLSVAVLSISTGAAVFANGGGTDPVSIKPIMANVEQEQTEQEQASHYMSVTGIIKAIEPYGLNEDMEMVTLEAEDGSITNLIMSEQTYLLDELAVGSSIIAFYDASLPVIMIYPPQYTAVAIALADDKRNVKVDSFDENLVSADGSLKLNLSEETTILQTDGTAYEGELAGRDLVVVYGPVTRSIPAQTTPEQVTVLPVKDEPEQGVSAEEDVIITDLGNVEEKLLLINGQAITAPSAYLHENGTVMVPLRAAAEALGYELTWEAETRTVRVGPVISLQIGEDEYLYAKMAPFRLGTAPVLSGGVTYVPVSFFKTVLRAEAVSVDAEHISIQE